Proteins encoded by one window of Companilactobacillus ginsenosidimutans:
- a CDS encoding exopolyphosphatase: MKLAVIEIGSNSIRTSIYRSSKKNRFKTLDRWREPVRLGKSIAQSRLLTNEQIEETIDVLKEFQSRIQRFDVDQISLIATAAVRLAKNQQQLIFAVLKETGLQLEVINEKEEAYYDYVAVRNTMRIKDALIVDVGGGSSEISLAKKGRLKQGLSIPIGAISISDVHLTSDPITEKELQSARKAINEHLTSLTWMRTPATFVGLGGTMRALASILNREGKRKKTLHNSIISLEQIDTLFNRLLHATNEERSQIKELSDGRFEVILGGMLILSEIIKKTPSKEIRFSNFGVREGYVFNYFYKANRQKEN; the protein is encoded by the coding sequence GTGAAGTTAGCAGTCATAGAAATTGGATCTAACTCCATTAGGACATCAATTTATAGATCTTCAAAAAAGAATCGTTTTAAAACACTTGACCGCTGGCGAGAACCTGTCCGATTAGGCAAGTCAATTGCGCAAAGTCGCCTTTTGACGAACGAACAAATCGAAGAAACAATTGATGTTCTAAAAGAATTTCAGAGTAGGATTCAGAGATTCGATGTGGATCAAATTAGTTTGATTGCTACTGCAGCAGTTCGATTAGCGAAGAATCAGCAACAGTTGATTTTCGCTGTCTTGAAGGAAACTGGACTCCAACTGGAGGTCATTAACGAAAAGGAAGAAGCTTACTATGACTACGTAGCAGTGAGAAATACTATGCGTATCAAAGATGCTTTAATTGTTGACGTTGGTGGTGGTAGTAGTGAAATTAGTTTGGCCAAAAAAGGACGTTTGAAACAAGGATTGAGTATTCCGATTGGGGCAATATCAATCTCAGATGTGCATTTGACTAGTGATCCAATCACCGAAAAAGAGTTACAAAGTGCTAGAAAAGCGATCAATGAACACTTAACCTCGTTAACATGGATGAGAACACCGGCTACATTTGTTGGCCTTGGTGGCACTATGCGTGCGTTGGCAAGTATTTTAAATCGCGAAGGGAAACGAAAGAAGACGCTCCACAATTCGATAATTTCTCTCGAACAAATTGATACATTATTCAATAGGTTGTTACATGCAACTAATGAAGAAAGAAGCCAAATCAAAGAACTCAGCGATGGACGCTTTGAAGTTATTTTAGGTGGAATGCTAATTCTTTCTGAAATAATCAAAAAAACCCCCTCTAAAGAAATTCGTTTCTCGAATTTCGGTGTTAGAGAAGGTTATGTCTTTAATTATTTTTATAAGGCTAATCGTCAAAAAGAGAATTAA
- a CDS encoding NAD-dependent protein deacylase has protein sequence MEELKELIDQAHYVTFLTGAGVSTPSGIPDYRSKGGLYKREKYDFPPEYMLSHDNLVKHPDIFHQFVVENMYFPDAEPNIIHKKMAEISNEKGVIVTQNVDKLHTKAGAKNVVEFHGNLYDHIHCLKCGKEFDYKEYIKDYRHHEDDGIIRPGTTVLYGEGIDPTNLNDAVKAVENADLIIVAGTSFKVYPFAGLIAYRSPEAKMVAINKENLGLDESVLAITDDAANVFDQL, from the coding sequence ATTGAAGAATTAAAGGAACTGATTGACCAAGCGCATTACGTGACTTTCTTGACTGGAGCAGGTGTTTCAACTCCATCGGGAATTCCAGATTATCGTTCTAAAGGCGGATTATACAAGCGTGAGAAATATGATTTTCCACCTGAATATATGTTGAGCCACGATAATTTAGTCAAGCATCCAGATATCTTTCACCAATTTGTCGTGGAAAACATGTACTTCCCTGATGCTGAGCCTAATATTATTCATAAAAAAATGGCTGAAATTAGTAACGAAAAGGGTGTCATTGTCACACAAAATGTCGACAAACTTCATACAAAAGCCGGCGCAAAGAATGTTGTGGAATTTCATGGAAATTTGTATGACCACATCCATTGTTTAAAATGTGGCAAGGAATTTGATTACAAGGAATATATTAAGGATTATCGCCATCATGAAGATGACGGGATTATTAGACCTGGTACGACAGTACTTTACGGTGAGGGAATTGATCCTACCAATCTTAACGATGCTGTTAAAGCGGTTGAAAATGCCGATTTAATCATTGTTGCAGGGACTAGTTTTAAAGTTTACCCATTTGCTGGATTGATTGCTTACCGCAGTCCCGAAGCAAAAATGGTTGCGATTAATAAAGAGAATCTCGGCTTAGACGAATCAGTTTTAGCTATTACTGATGATGCTGCCAATGTTTTTGACCAGCTTTAA
- a CDS encoding YbhB/YbcL family Raf kinase inhibitor-like protein, which produces MKVTVPLQNGLLADKYGKYATGDQMKNGKPIISFPIDFSDVPISAKSLAITLTDPDSIPVCGFEWIHWTMANIPVSSTSLPENFSRSANSSIIQGKNSSASKLLNGIDPDLQVKYEGPNPPDITHDYVLKAYALDTTLDLQEGFWMNELLHKMDNHIIESASFVIPSRA; this is translated from the coding sequence ATGAAAGTTACTGTACCTCTTCAGAATGGCCTATTGGCTGATAAATATGGCAAGTACGCGACTGGAGATCAAATGAAAAACGGGAAACCAATTATTAGTTTCCCGATTGATTTTTCAGATGTACCTATCAGCGCCAAATCACTTGCAATTACCCTAACAGATCCTGATTCAATTCCAGTATGTGGATTTGAGTGGATTCATTGGACCATGGCAAATATTCCCGTTTCATCAACCAGTCTACCAGAAAACTTCAGCCGTAGTGCCAATAGCTCAATTATTCAAGGAAAGAATAGTTCCGCAAGTAAGTTACTCAATGGCATTGATCCTGATTTACAAGTTAAATATGAAGGACCTAACCCACCAGATATCACTCATGATTATGTGTTAAAAGCCTATGCATTAGATACAACCTTAGACTTGCAAGAAGGATTCTGGATGAATGAGCTCCTCCACAAAATGGATAATCACATCATCGAATCCGCATCATTTGTAATTCCAAGTAGAGCTTAA